One window from the genome of Alkalihalobacillus sp. LMS6 encodes:
- a CDS encoding UDP-glucose/GDP-mannose dehydrogenase family protein produces MNVCVIGTGYVGLVTGVCFSSLGHHVICVDQDHHKVQSLQDGVVPIYEPGLKERLDQNRNEQRLSFTTDMKRGMAQAEVIIIAVGTPANKDGSADLSFIKRVSLDIGHYLTPGVTVVTKSTVPIGTNRKIKQWIAFSCGHQQFSVASCPEFLREGNAIKDTLEMERAVLGVEDAVAETVLRQLHEPIHTIIVVTSIETAEAAKYAANAFLATKISFINEVANVCENVGADIEALATIMGLDHRIGPSYLQAGVGYGGSCFPKDTQAFIRVAQQAGYDLQIVPAVEKVNQEQRQRLFNKLKNVYSPSLAGKRVAILGLAFKPDTDDMRAAPSIDLVEALHLAGATTVGYDPVAQKQAQRLLPNLVLTSSWQEAVKSADAVFLLTDWPEFKAIDLNELKSLMHEPIVIDGRNLFAPEEMLTYGFYYDSIGRTKVDGRFLPAANVFSKALYTQTGTK; encoded by the coding sequence ATGAATGTATGTGTAATCGGAACAGGATATGTAGGACTTGTAACAGGGGTTTGCTTTAGTTCACTTGGTCATCACGTCATTTGTGTAGACCAAGATCACCATAAAGTACAAAGCTTACAGGATGGGGTTGTGCCGATTTATGAACCTGGCTTGAAAGAGCGTCTAGATCAGAATAGAAACGAGCAACGCCTTTCTTTTACAACTGATATGAAACGTGGGATGGCACAGGCAGAAGTAATCATTATCGCTGTTGGGACACCTGCAAACAAAGATGGCTCGGCAGACTTATCATTTATTAAACGTGTTTCGTTAGATATTGGTCATTATTTAACTCCAGGGGTAACAGTTGTCACAAAAAGTACGGTACCAATCGGAACAAATAGAAAGATTAAACAATGGATTGCATTTAGCTGTGGTCATCAGCAATTTTCGGTTGCATCGTGCCCGGAATTTTTAAGAGAGGGCAACGCCATAAAGGACACATTAGAAATGGAAAGAGCTGTGCTCGGCGTTGAAGATGCTGTTGCCGAAACCGTATTACGACAGCTGCATGAACCGATTCACACAATCATTGTTGTGACAAGTATTGAAACAGCAGAAGCCGCGAAGTATGCAGCAAATGCGTTTCTAGCAACCAAAATTAGCTTCATCAATGAAGTAGCAAACGTATGTGAAAATGTCGGGGCTGATATTGAGGCACTTGCTACTATTATGGGTCTTGATCACCGTATTGGTCCTTCCTATTTACAAGCAGGAGTGGGTTACGGAGGATCTTGCTTTCCAAAAGACACTCAAGCTTTCATTCGCGTTGCCCAACAAGCAGGCTACGACTTACAAATTGTACCTGCAGTTGAAAAAGTCAATCAAGAGCAGCGCCAACGTCTCTTCAATAAATTAAAAAACGTTTATTCTCCTTCTCTTGCAGGAAAGCGAGTGGCCATTCTAGGCCTAGCATTTAAGCCGGATACGGATGACATGAGAGCAGCGCCGTCTATCGATCTTGTAGAAGCTCTCCATCTTGCTGGCGCTACAACCGTCGGGTATGACCCAGTTGCTCAAAAACAAGCTCAACGTCTCCTTCCCAATCTAGTGCTAACATCTTCCTGGCAAGAAGCAGTCAAATCTGCAGACGCTGTCTTTCTTTTAACTGATTGGCCAGAGTTTAAAGCCATTGATTTAAATGAACTTAAGTCGCTTATGCATGAACCTATCGTGATAGATGGCCGTAATCTTTTCGCACCAGAAGAGATGTTGACGTACGGTTTTTATTACGACTCTATTGGTCGCACAAAAGTAGACGGACGATTTTTACCAGCAGCGAATGTGTTTTCAAAAGCCTTATATACACAAACAGGCACCAAGTAA
- a CDS encoding mechanosensitive ion channel family protein, with amino-acid sequence MFDDLWNSTYELLSDSEFWLTVLSTLVKVIVILILARIVLGVLKRVISRVLQKRDGKYVNVSEQRSKTLTSLLHSVVANVVYFIAILLVLDELGFNLASVLVGAGVLGLAIGFGAQNVVRDVITGFFILYEDQFSVGDYITTGQYTGTVIDFGLRVTKIQDWTGEVNIIPNGHIEDLKNYSKENSYAVVDMRVSYGHDLEKLQQLIMDASLVVYEKDENMIEKPDMMGVTDISESGAVIRVIALCKPVMQWGVEREIRRAILDSFNEKGIDVPYQQVTVHQKEA; translated from the coding sequence ATGTTTGATGATTTATGGAACTCTACGTATGAGCTGCTTTCAGATTCAGAGTTCTGGCTAACCGTTTTAAGTACGCTTGTAAAAGTTATTGTTATTTTAATTCTTGCTCGTATTGTGTTAGGCGTGTTAAAACGGGTCATTTCACGGGTTTTACAGAAGCGCGATGGAAAGTATGTGAATGTTTCTGAACAACGAAGCAAAACGCTCACATCGCTCTTACATAGTGTTGTAGCAAATGTAGTGTATTTCATCGCGATCTTACTTGTATTGGATGAACTTGGGTTTAACTTGGCATCTGTTCTTGTAGGTGCAGGTGTACTTGGTCTTGCGATTGGTTTCGGTGCTCAAAACGTCGTTCGAGATGTGATTACAGGATTCTTTATTTTGTATGAAGACCAATTCTCGGTTGGCGACTATATTACAACCGGACAGTACACAGGAACAGTCATTGATTTTGGATTAAGAGTAACCAAGATTCAAGACTGGACAGGCGAAGTGAATATCATTCCAAATGGTCATATTGAAGACTTGAAAAACTACTCCAAAGAAAACTCCTACGCAGTTGTAGACATGCGCGTCTCGTACGGGCATGATTTGGAGAAATTGCAACAACTCATTATGGACGCGAGTCTTGTTGTTTACGAGAAAGACGAAAACATGATTGAAAAGCCAGATATGATGGGCGTTACAGATATTAGTGAGTCTGGTGCTGTCATCCGTGTGATTGCCTTGTGTAAGCCTGTTATGCAGTGGGGCGTAGAGCGTGAGATACGTCGAGCAATCCTCGATTCCTTTAATGAAAAAGGAATTGATGTACCATACCAACAAGTAACGGTTCACCAAAAAGAGGCATAA
- a CDS encoding glycosyltransferase translates to MRRLAFILYSFDAGGVERMTLHLAEYFIKHGYRVDLIVMNPKGEYAAHIPAGVRVISLSKKQAKAAVPAMISYFRKQKPDIIFSAKDYLNVLVIFAKKVSRSNATLLVSSRVHLSEQARQNPSSEQMKKWVKRTYRYADHVIGVSKGVADDIQMIADLPIVHTIYNPVVTTELTMKMNQRVDHPFFSADEKNVFLAVGRLHEQKDYQTLIDAFAIVHEHLPDTCLLFVGDGDEKEALQKKVANQGLNDCVSFVGYQSNPYSYMKQADVFVLSSLYEGFGNVIVEAMAAGTQVVSTNCPSGPKEILANGTYGHLVPVGDAHELAMAMECALLQPISPAKLIERAQQFTVEACAEQYAQLWFDHEKESSSLR, encoded by the coding sequence ATGAGGAGACTTGCCTTTATTCTTTACTCTTTTGATGCAGGTGGCGTTGAGCGTATGACGCTTCATCTAGCAGAGTATTTTATCAAGCACGGGTATCGTGTTGACCTTATTGTGATGAATCCAAAAGGCGAATACGCCGCCCATATTCCAGCTGGTGTCCGTGTAATCTCATTGTCAAAAAAGCAAGCAAAAGCCGCTGTTCCAGCAATGATTTCTTATTTTCGAAAGCAAAAGCCTGACATTATTTTTTCAGCGAAAGATTATTTAAACGTGCTCGTGATCTTTGCAAAAAAAGTCAGCAGATCAAACGCAACGTTACTTGTCTCAAGCCGCGTTCACTTAAGTGAACAAGCCAGACAAAACCCTTCTTCCGAACAGATGAAAAAATGGGTGAAGCGAACTTATCGCTACGCCGATCACGTCATTGGTGTTTCAAAAGGGGTCGCTGATGATATTCAAATGATCGCTGACTTACCGATTGTGCACACAATCTACAATCCTGTTGTAACAACTGAATTAACAATGAAAATGAATCAGCGTGTGGACCATCCCTTTTTTTCTGCTGACGAGAAGAACGTGTTTCTTGCTGTCGGTAGACTTCATGAGCAAAAAGATTACCAAACCTTGATTGATGCGTTTGCTATCGTTCATGAACACTTACCCGATACGTGCTTACTTTTTGTTGGTGATGGTGATGAAAAAGAAGCTTTACAAAAGAAAGTAGCAAATCAGGGGCTAAACGATTGCGTTAGCTTTGTTGGGTATCAAAGCAATCCTTATTCGTATATGAAACAAGCCGATGTCTTTGTGCTTTCTTCTTTATACGAAGGGTTTGGCAACGTCATTGTAGAAGCGATGGCTGCCGGAACACAAGTTGTCTCAACGAACTGCCCAAGCGGCCCTAAAGAAATCCTTGCGAACGGCACTTATGGACACCTCGTTCCTGTTGGCGACGCACATGAACTCGCTATGGCAATGGAATGTGCCCTACTTCAGCCTATTTCTCCAGCAAAGTTAATAGAGCGCGCACAGCAATTTACGGTAGAGGCTTGTGCCGAACAGTACGCCCAACTTTGGTTTGACCATGAAAAAGAGTCTTCATCACTACGATGA
- the deoD gene encoding purine-nucleoside phosphorylase → MSDMKQTAHINPTGEIAETVLLPGDPLRAKFIADTFLENVEQFNSVRNMLGYTGTYNGKKISVMGTGMGMPSMGIYSWELINIYGVKNLIRIGSCGALQDDLNLYDIIIGMGASSNSSYVSQYHIPGHYAPVASYSLLEKSKQIADEKGYPVHVGNILSSDTFYSADKEANDKWRKMGILGIEMEAAALYMNAAEAGVNALCILTVSDHIYKQEETTAEERQTSFTKMMEIALELGE, encoded by the coding sequence ATGTCAGACATGAAACAAACAGCCCATATTAACCCTACAGGAGAGATCGCGGAAACGGTCCTTCTTCCTGGTGACCCGCTACGTGCAAAATTTATTGCAGACACGTTCTTAGAAAATGTCGAGCAGTTCAACAGTGTACGTAATATGTTAGGGTACACAGGTACGTATAATGGAAAGAAGATTTCTGTTATGGGTACAGGGATGGGGATGCCTTCAATGGGCATTTACTCATGGGAACTTATCAACATTTACGGTGTTAAAAACCTAATTCGTATCGGTTCTTGCGGTGCGTTACAAGATGACTTAAATTTATACGATATCATTATTGGAATGGGTGCTTCTTCAAACTCAAGCTATGTGAGTCAATATCATATTCCTGGTCACTATGCACCTGTCGCTTCATATTCTTTACTTGAAAAATCAAAGCAAATTGCAGATGAAAAAGGATATCCAGTGCACGTTGGAAACATCCTTTCAAGCGATACGTTCTATAGCGCCGATAAAGAGGCAAATGACAAATGGCGTAAAATGGGCATCCTCGGCATCGAGATGGAAGCAGCAGCGCTTTATATGAATGCCGCTGAAGCAGGCGTAAATGCGCTATGTATCTTAACGGTCAGCGATCACATTTATAAGCAAGAAGAAACAACAGCGGAAGAGCGCCAAACATCATTTACAAAAATGATGGAGATTGCGTTAGAGCTAGGTGAATAA
- a CDS encoding glycosyltransferase family 4 protein: protein MDSLILACLISFISTLILTPFMIRFAHRFGFVDKPNERKVHQKAMPRIGGLAFILGTLVGLLFVTDRLQVDLRTTLFIILGALPLIIIGLIDDRFILKAKYKLLAQLVSAGIVVSSGLTIEFISIPFGDRVDFGFLSTIITIFWLVAIMNSINLIDGLDGLAAGVSVIALTTMLVLASGNPAAYGLVFAFGIPLIGSVGGFLFYNFHPAKLFMGDTGSLFLGYMIAVLSIVGLFKSVTMVSLIVPILILGVPIMDTFFAIIRRKLNRQSIGSADKGHLHHCLLKKGYGHKQVVLTIYGVSILFATAALLMTMSNLWLSLLLLFVVTILIQLFAELIGLIGEKRQPLLNLIRRRVFRKTTKMAMRSK from the coding sequence ATGGACTCTCTAATTCTTGCATGCCTTATCAGCTTTATAAGTACGCTCATTCTTACCCCTTTTATGATCCGGTTTGCACATCGGTTTGGCTTTGTCGACAAACCGAATGAGCGCAAAGTTCATCAAAAAGCGATGCCACGAATTGGTGGCCTTGCGTTTATTCTTGGTACGCTTGTTGGTCTTCTGTTTGTGACAGATCGCCTGCAAGTCGATCTGAGAACAACACTATTTATTATCCTCGGCGCCTTACCATTAATCATAATCGGCTTAATCGATGACCGGTTTATTCTTAAAGCTAAATATAAACTACTGGCTCAACTCGTTTCAGCAGGTATTGTCGTCAGTTCCGGCTTAACGATTGAATTTATCTCCATCCCGTTTGGAGACAGAGTAGATTTCGGTTTTCTTAGCACAATTATTACGATCTTTTGGCTTGTTGCGATTATGAACTCCATTAATTTAATTGATGGTCTAGATGGACTAGCCGCAGGAGTCAGCGTGATCGCATTAACCACTATGCTTGTACTCGCTTCAGGAAACCCAGCTGCCTACGGACTTGTGTTTGCGTTTGGCATCCCACTTATCGGGAGTGTCGGTGGTTTCTTGTTTTATAACTTTCACCCTGCAAAACTTTTTATGGGTGATACCGGTTCGCTCTTTCTCGGCTATATGATTGCGGTTCTATCAATCGTTGGATTATTTAAAAGCGTGACGATGGTAAGTTTAATTGTGCCAATCCTCATTTTAGGTGTGCCTATTATGGATACATTCTTTGCGATTATCCGGCGGAAATTAAACAGGCAAAGCATTGGTTCGGCAGACAAAGGGCACTTGCATCACTGTCTCTTGAAAAAAGGGTATGGCCATAAGCAAGTCGTTCTGACCATTTATGGAGTGAGTATTTTATTTGCGACTGCAGCCCTATTAATGACCATGTCCAACCTTTGGCTCTCGCTTCTGCTTCTCTTTGTTGTCACCATACTCATTCAGCTCTTTGCTGAGCTTATTGGTCTAATTGGTGAAAAACGACAGCCGTTATTGAACTTAATAAGACGAAGAGTCTTTAGAAAGACAACAAAAATGGCCATGAGAAGTAAATAA
- a CDS encoding GAF domain-containing protein: MEDMKFESSYESVIEVSNKLFKLISNKLGVNTAYIARKENESIKIVNAYNDEETILSKDLELDYVQSSCKQVFENEKDYARFENLMTNPHTQDQLAAREWNVRGFMGVKLKSMAGDTFGTLCVMDHEEKRFSDEDIEFLKTIANVLSYIIELDETFADIELLSVPIIPIRKGLAILAVQGNINKKRGKKILEDTMNYALDHRVNHFIIDLSEVKQSASSFAELLHSLVSALRLMGVKVMLSGVPVQLAHEHHIRDQLVGLDVAFVKTIEAALMNIGYVLKDVNEDNE; this comes from the coding sequence ATGGAAGACATGAAATTTGAATCAAGTTATGAATCAGTTATTGAAGTATCCAACAAACTATTTAAGCTTATCTCCAATAAATTAGGGGTGAACACCGCTTATATTGCAAGAAAAGAAAACGAGTCGATAAAAATCGTAAATGCCTATAATGATGAAGAAACGATTCTTTCTAAAGACTTAGAGCTTGATTATGTTCAATCTAGCTGTAAACAAGTGTTTGAAAATGAGAAAGACTACGCGAGATTCGAGAATCTTATGACAAACCCGCACACGCAAGATCAGCTCGCGGCTAGAGAATGGAACGTACGTGGGTTTATGGGTGTAAAGTTAAAGAGTATGGCTGGCGATACATTCGGTACCCTTTGCGTCATGGATCATGAAGAAAAACGATTCAGTGATGAAGATATTGAATTTCTTAAAACCATTGCGAATGTGCTCTCTTATATTATTGAACTTGATGAAACGTTTGCTGACATTGAACTTTTAAGCGTTCCAATTATTCCGATACGAAAAGGCTTAGCTATTTTAGCGGTTCAAGGAAACATTAACAAAAAGCGAGGAAAGAAGATTTTAGAAGATACGATGAATTATGCACTTGATCATCGTGTGAATCACTTTATTATCGACCTATCTGAAGTGAAGCAGAGTGCATCAAGTTTTGCAGAGTTGCTTCATTCGCTTGTATCAGCATTACGATTAATGGGTGTAAAAGTGATGTTGTCAGGTGTTCCCGTTCAGCTTGCTCATGAACATCATATTCGAGATCAACTCGTCGGATTAGATGTGGCGTTTGTAAAAACGATTGAAGCAGCGTTAATGAATATCGGCTATGTTTTAAAAGATGTAAATGAGGATAATGAATAA
- a CDS encoding glycosyltransferase family 2 protein produces MTAPLVSIVTPVYNCETFLTETIESILNQTYENWELLLINDASSDQSKTIADLFQQQDHRIHLYHLPQNRGAAVARNIGLHHANGKYVAFLDGDDLWRPEKLARQVQFMEENDYVFTFTSYRIIREDGRERSKVVPAPEKISYDQLLANTIIGCLTVMLNQEALGKLEMPTIRTRQDFMLWLSILRTGTIAYGMNEELAAYRKVGNSISSNKWKAAKQNWEIYRKHEALPFAKACLVFCSYAWNGVKKL; encoded by the coding sequence ATGACAGCTCCTCTTGTTTCCATTGTTACACCTGTATATAATTGCGAGACGTTTTTGACAGAAACCATTGAGTCCATCCTTAATCAAACGTACGAAAATTGGGAATTATTACTTATCAATGATGCGTCTAGCGATCAAAGTAAAACCATCGCAGATCTGTTTCAGCAACAAGACCACCGCATCCATCTTTATCATTTACCACAAAATCGTGGAGCTGCTGTAGCACGAAACATTGGATTGCATCACGCTAACGGAAAGTACGTTGCATTTTTGGACGGTGACGACTTATGGCGACCTGAAAAACTTGCTCGACAAGTCCAGTTCATGGAAGAAAATGATTATGTCTTCACGTTTACAAGCTATCGCATCATTCGCGAAGACGGGCGCGAACGATCTAAGGTTGTACCAGCGCCTGAAAAAATTTCCTATGACCAACTCCTTGCCAATACCATTATTGGCTGTTTAACGGTTATGCTCAATCAAGAAGCATTAGGCAAGCTCGAAATGCCAACCATTCGAACAAGACAAGACTTCATGCTTTGGCTAAGCATTTTAAGAACAGGAACGATTGCATACGGCATGAACGAAGAACTTGCTGCATACCGCAAAGTAGGAAACTCAATATCGAGCAATAAATGGAAAGCTGCTAAACAAAATTGGGAGATTTATCGAAAGCACGAAGCACTACCCTTTGCAAAAGCATGCCTTGTCTTTTGTAGCTACGCTTGGAATGGGGTCAAAAAACTTTAA
- a CDS encoding glycosyltransferase family 2 protein gives MLSIIIPTLGQREQAFTRLLDSLQAQTKTEMELVVVSQANHDKVSRWLANTPLAHIHIQMKERGLSKARNLGLSHITGDIVTFSDDDCWYPAHAVATVYERMDNGVDACCLQIYDPVHHEPYKHYHSKSVASVKGRLIFRTSSIELFFRKESIQTLRFHESFGLGSRYPSGEENLFLKEFIKSGKRLTYYPEVIVYHEKPTPQSRLSESQLISKGPLFKAMYNAPVGFLFLTALFVKKARFIDGFAANYAKAVKELIVFANREVK, from the coding sequence ATGTTATCAATCATTATTCCTACATTAGGTCAGCGAGAGCAAGCTTTTACCCGTCTTCTCGATAGCCTTCAAGCACAAACAAAGACTGAAATGGAACTAGTCGTCGTCTCCCAAGCGAATCACGATAAGGTCAGTCGTTGGTTAGCCAACACCCCCCTTGCTCATATACACATTCAAATGAAAGAGCGTGGCCTGTCAAAAGCGCGTAACCTTGGGCTTTCACACATTACTGGCGACATTGTCACGTTTTCCGATGATGATTGCTGGTATCCAGCGCATGCTGTTGCCACAGTTTATGAACGTATGGATAACGGCGTAGATGCATGTTGTTTACAAATTTATGACCCTGTTCATCACGAGCCGTATAAACACTATCATTCTAAATCAGTAGCATCTGTAAAAGGCCGGTTGATTTTTCGAACGTCGTCAATTGAATTATTTTTTCGAAAAGAATCTATTCAAACGCTCCGATTTCATGAATCATTTGGATTAGGTAGTCGCTATCCAAGCGGTGAAGAGAATCTTTTTCTGAAGGAGTTTATTAAAAGTGGGAAACGCCTTACCTACTACCCAGAAGTGATCGTCTATCACGAGAAGCCTACACCTCAATCCCGACTGTCGGAAAGCCAGCTTATAAGCAAGGGGCCACTTTTTAAAGCGATGTATAATGCGCCTGTTGGCTTTCTTTTTCTAACAGCTTTATTTGTTAAGAAAGCAAGATTTATCGATGGGTTTGCAGCAAATTATGCAAAAGCAGTGAAAGAGCTAATTGTTTTTGCGAATCGAGAGGTGAAATAG
- a CDS encoding O-antigen ligase: MQSLIYPVTRRRTIPVYVAMSFYASCAPIAVIGTFQHLLPIPTSVLLTFLTCLLFILVLMTEREVLSLKEMNRIGLLMVGAVTLPALLSLLGVVFALSSIQSAEYLAYMEQSLLNRLINLTMYSLLSICLLTFLYKNAHQTTTSLMYGYTIGTIILTAGGIWQFLHFTIGYPMPGFETRAYVHSVNNDVLVNFRLTSFTDEPSFLVPFLIDGLIIGGLLLTRKTYIAFASFAVLVLVLSFSVSGYINLAIVGFTTFFLLLLRNNVPKKFFLYGALSAIGIALAAFTVFPQLFTALFMPILGRLDGLFDVMHHSRLYMLVFPFIWLFDYSPFNTLLGFGPGSYDFLARTKFLSHQGAVSGTSNNVFVDLLFEHGLVGGLIFTLAFLVVATYLWKARNNHLYYSVAFVLWIHLGVTSLYRADFASPRFWLIIVIVAGLTELARQKISIASQKSTLLKAKVTTS, translated from the coding sequence ATGCAGTCACTCATCTATCCAGTAACTCGTAGACGTACCATTCCTGTCTACGTAGCAATGTCTTTTTACGCAAGTTGCGCACCCATTGCCGTCATTGGAACGTTCCAGCATCTATTGCCAATCCCTACTTCTGTTTTGCTAACGTTCTTAACTTGTCTACTGTTTATCCTAGTTTTGATGACAGAACGAGAAGTATTGTCGCTCAAAGAAATGAATCGAATTGGTTTGCTAATGGTCGGAGCCGTTACTTTACCAGCTCTCCTTTCGCTTCTTGGGGTTGTCTTTGCTCTCAGTTCGATTCAATCCGCTGAGTACCTTGCTTATATGGAGCAGTCTTTACTGAATCGGCTGATTAACTTAACGATGTATTCACTTTTAAGCATCTGTCTTTTAACGTTTCTTTATAAAAATGCCCATCAAACGACAACATCACTTATGTATGGCTATACGATCGGCACGATTATTCTCACAGCCGGGGGCATCTGGCAGTTTTTACACTTTACGATTGGCTACCCGATGCCAGGGTTTGAAACCCGTGCATACGTACATAGCGTGAATAATGATGTGTTAGTTAACTTTCGATTAACGTCATTCACAGACGAACCTAGTTTTCTCGTGCCTTTTCTAATAGACGGATTAATTATTGGAGGCTTGCTCCTTACTAGAAAAACGTATATCGCCTTTGCCTCTTTTGCAGTGCTTGTATTGGTTTTATCGTTTTCTGTGAGTGGCTATATCAACTTAGCGATTGTCGGTTTTACAACCTTTTTTTTACTCTTATTGAGGAACAATGTGCCTAAAAAATTCTTTCTATATGGCGCACTAAGTGCAATCGGGATCGCCCTTGCAGCATTTACAGTTTTTCCGCAACTGTTCACGGCACTCTTTATGCCAATTCTCGGTAGGCTTGATGGACTCTTTGATGTCATGCATCATAGCCGACTTTATATGTTAGTTTTTCCTTTCATTTGGCTGTTCGATTATTCGCCTTTTAATACTTTACTTGGATTTGGTCCTGGTAGTTATGACTTTTTAGCTCGGACAAAATTTCTCAGTCATCAAGGCGCTGTAAGTGGCACTTCGAACAATGTGTTTGTTGACTTGCTATTTGAACATGGCTTAGTAGGAGGGCTTATATTTACACTAGCGTTTTTAGTTGTTGCGACGTACTTGTGGAAAGCACGTAACAATCATCTGTATTACAGCGTCGCGTTCGTGCTCTGGATTCATTTAGGTGTTACAAGCCTTTATCGTGCTGACTTTGCTTCTCCTCGATTTTGGCTAATTATCGTCATCGTCGCCGGCCTCACTGAATTAGCACGTCAAAAAATCTCGATCGCAAGCCAAAAATCTACATTATTGAAAGCGAAGGTGACTACGTCATGA
- a CDS encoding lipopolysaccharide biosynthesis protein has protein sequence MLTKHAFAYLLSHGIPAIVGFLGIAIYSRLLSPEEYGQFALIFASAAIVNAVVFEWLKVSVLRIQKQRDVGETTYYMTIKVAFITLIVGSFLIGVAVLLFLNSLSPSFLLLVLLLSSCQSWYQLNLSLLRAELNPLGYGKMAFIRAITGLLFATLLITLDYGAFGLVVGLVIGLLLSVAPMVFTRWGVRVKPKKVNGTLLKQFASYGLPLTITLLLGIIIQHSDRLIIHAMIGVEATGQYAIAYDLTEQSIFTLMLIINLAAFPIAVRALEKRGEQAAKAQVRKNTRLLLGVGIPATIGFILLKDVIATVFLGTAFQETAILLIPYIAIGALLKGMKLYAIDIVFHLTKQTKIQIIPVVVAATVNVALTIILIPLYGLEGAAMATVAAYAFAIISSWLLLAAQRTTLPFPVKDFVKILFASAIMGLSTLPFAGDERLGISLLQVIVAGLTYCFVCGCLYFKDLTNMVLKRKVNKNQHT, from the coding sequence TTGCTTACTAAACATGCATTTGCTTATTTATTATCGCACGGTATTCCAGCAATAGTTGGATTTCTAGGGATCGCCATTTATTCACGCCTGCTTTCTCCAGAGGAATACGGACAGTTCGCACTTATATTTGCAAGTGCAGCCATCGTAAATGCGGTTGTGTTTGAATGGTTAAAAGTAAGTGTTTTGCGTATCCAGAAACAGCGTGACGTTGGTGAAACCACGTACTATATGACGATAAAAGTTGCATTCATTACGCTTATCGTTGGTAGTTTCCTTATAGGAGTCGCAGTATTGCTATTCTTAAATTCCCTGTCGCCATCGTTCCTTTTGCTCGTTTTACTTTTATCATCGTGCCAGTCTTGGTATCAGCTTAACCTCTCATTATTACGAGCAGAGTTAAATCCTCTGGGCTATGGAAAAATGGCTTTTATTCGTGCTATTACAGGGCTATTGTTTGCAACGCTCCTTATTACACTCGATTACGGCGCTTTCGGCTTAGTTGTGGGACTTGTTATTGGTTTGCTTCTATCAGTCGCACCAATGGTTTTTACACGATGGGGAGTTCGCGTGAAACCTAAAAAAGTTAACGGCACCCTGTTAAAACAATTCGCTAGCTATGGACTGCCTTTAACGATTACGCTGCTTCTCGGCATCATTATTCAACACTCCGATCGCCTTATTATTCATGCAATGATTGGCGTAGAAGCTACGGGACAGTATGCCATTGCCTATGACTTGACGGAACAATCGATTTTCACTCTTATGCTCATTATTAACCTAGCTGCTTTTCCGATAGCCGTTCGAGCTTTAGAAAAACGTGGGGAACAAGCCGCTAAGGCTCAAGTAAGAAAAAACACTCGTTTGCTTTTAGGCGTCGGTATACCTGCAACCATCGGCTTTATCTTATTAAAAGATGTCATAGCAACAGTCTTTTTAGGAACTGCATTTCAGGAAACAGCCATTTTACTGATCCCCTATATTGCAATCGGCGCTTTGCTGAAAGGAATGAAACTTTATGCAATTGATATCGTTTTTCATCTCACAAAGCAGACAAAAATTCAAATCATTCCTGTTGTGGTAGCTGCCACAGTCAATGTCGCATTAACCATCATACTTATTCCACTTTACGGGCTTGAAGGTGCTGCAATGGCAACGGTTGCCGCCTATGCTTTCGCCATCATTTCTAGCTGGTTGCTTCTTGCTGCACAACGAACGACACTTCCTTTCCCAGTTAAAGACTTTGTAAAGATTTTGTTTGCAAGTGCGATTATGGGCTTGTCGACACTTCCCTTTGCTGGTGATGAACGATTAGGCATCTCTCTTTTACAAGTCATTGTCGCTGGACTGACTTACTGCTTCGTTTGTGGATGCCTCTATTTTAAAGATTTAACGAACATGGTTTTAAAACGGAAAGTAAATAAAAACCAGCATACATAA